A region of the Anguilla anguilla isolate fAngAng1 chromosome 16, fAngAng1.pri, whole genome shotgun sequence genome:
GGTACATCTTTCTAGTCTTGCTTTTGGAATTTGTTCCCCACTCTGCCTTGCAGAACTATTGTAGCTCAGAAATACTCATGTGTCCTCACATGCACTGCATGTTGGAGATCTCCCCAcagattttcaataatattcaTATCTGGGGACTGTGACAGTTATTTCAgacctttacattacattacaggcatttagcagatgctcttatccagagtgacttacacaactttttaaatagcatttacattgcatccatttatttagctgaatatatattgaagcaatgcaggttaagtacctttctcaagggtacaatagcagtgtcctagcggggactcgaacctgcaaccgttagattacaagaccaactccttacccataaTACTACACTGCCGTCTTTCCTTTGTTTACATACTTAATGTCTGATTATGCCAAGGGTAAACCAAATCAGTGGCCAcgtttgagcttttttttttggggggggggattagggtCCATAAACTTTAGCCAGGTTTGCCCacaactgtatgtgtgtatgcatttacttatgtatacatgtgtgcacatgtgtttttTGGAAGACATCCTTACAGAGAATGACAGTGTGTAGATACATTAAGTGCATGTCACAAAGAGCAATGCTGTCCAGTATGTAGTGTGCGAATTAATTTTCAACCTCAAGGAACACTGGACAAAGTATTTTAAGAAGGGCAGCTAGCCATTGCATCAGGGAAATTATCAAGGAAATAATACCCTGGAATGTTTTAGTGTTTTACTCATGAGTATCAATGTGCGTTTGTGGGGCAGCTGTTTTCTCCAAATTTACCTAGTCGAAGTAGAAAGGCTGTTTCCAAGGTTACAACTGTTGTCAAGACTGTAATTAGGCAGCAGCCCTTGGTTACCatgcaaaaaatttaaattcgGCACATTCAAAGTGCTGATTCATTCCTGCTCTGTAACAGGAGGCTCCTGccaaattgtattatttactgTTCTCTTTCTTGTCTGTCAATGATGCTATTATGGACTGTAAGAGAAAGTCACAAGCTTCCTAGAGTGCTAAATGTCAGTGAGCTGTATCCTACTGAGAaatattcaaaatttaattgatatAGAAAAGTTCAAAGTATGTACAGATGAAACAAGACCTGGTTTTGGCAAGCTCTTCTAAAGCAGAATTAttgcctcatttataaaatgttcgTATTTGATTGAAAATGTATGTCAAATGAAATCTACTGCAGTTCTACCATCTAAGAAGCAAATTTGATGTGAAAATGTGCTGACCTCTAAGGACCAGATCACGTATACCAACTATCTCTTGAGGCTGGTCCATATTCACAGGtataacatttttctttctttgtttgcatgccattttagtttcagtttctGTTGTGTGATTGCTAAAAGATACCTATAGGAAAGGAGACAAAGGACACAAGAAGGTAAAGGTAATTGAAGGCATTCACAAGGCGAAAAAAATTAAGCCTAACATGCACAAAATGTCCCGGGCATTTGTgatttttagattttaaaaaaacatgtgcaTCCAAGATGTACAAATTAATTCATGTATACGAACATTATTGTACTGATCAAAGTTATCACGAAATCTAAGCAAGTTCTATGAGGGCCCCAAGCTGAGTAATCCAATGATTGAAGTTGGACAGTTCTCAGCTCAAATAGAAGTGTAAGTGGTACAGGTACATGCAAGTGGGTGCAGTCCCAAATATTTCCAGTAATTCATGACACCtccacatatgattatgaaAGAGCTCATTTTTCAGTGACACTGCAAACCCCTCCAAGGCTGTTCATAGGGGCAAGAGCACCATCTGCTGTTTTTGTAAGGAGAATGCCAACACCAGAAGCAAACTTGAATTCTGGCCtcttgggatgttttttttttttgttgttgttgtttactCATTCCTAGTTACAAACCACTGAACTTTCTCAGATTCCTCAGACACATGTGACTCGGGTAGTAAGTGGCTTTCAAAAACGGAGCCTTCCTCAGCAGTGACAGAGCGAGTACATTGTTAATGAGAGGAATGCCGCTTCCACTCAGCCCACTTCCATTGCCGCCTGCCACTCCCCACCACCGCTACCCGGCCCTACCCATCATCTGAGCTGTTACCTCAGGATTGTCACTTAGCTGCCACTAATTTTATCAACGtgaacattgactgactgaccatgtcGATCACAAagctacaccctgagccgaccagaggaggatgggttccacccttgagcctggttctttctgaggtttcttcctatctgtAACAGGGAGactttccttgccactgttgcttaggcttgctcctgtgggggtttaggccagggttgtctgtgaagcgcattgtgacaattgtttgtgaaatgcactatataaataaagtttgatttgactGATATTCAGTCCATTTAACCTTGCTCTAGTATTTTGTCTTCTGTAACACCTGACAATCGTCCTCGACCAGTTTCCCCATGGGCAACGGAgtggaaatgtttttactgCCATAAGCCTGGTCACATAATTGCCGATTGCTTGGTTTTAAAGCGAAAGCAGCAGCGGCAGAGTTCTGAACAGCCCAAGAGAATTTCTGCAGAACTCCATAATTCCTCTAATGATTTCTGGTTGCCTGAAAAGTTACAAAAGAGGTTTGACCTTGGCTATTCTATGGGAggtatatatatagagagagctCCCATGGTGCTGTGTATCTTTAGAAAGCTGTAAGTAGGTGCTGGAGTGTCTTGCCTGTGCTGTCGGAGAGGGGTTGCTCACTGTGTGGCTGTCTGACCTACTTCAGATTTGGAGTCATTCTGCAAGGCCACTGTTCTGGGCCACATTCAACCACTCATCAAGGAGAGGAAAAGGATCTATATAAATCCcgatattttaaatacttacattgcattcataaaaaatgtaaatacccCAGACAGGGGTAATCTGGTGATGGTGAACAAGGAACATGAACAGGGAACCTGAAAATGAATAGCATTATAAAAGTAATAAACCGCAAAAAacttttatatattaatattataatattattatggtCATCAAGTGGGATTAACAGTAGGGTTTGGGGAACACAGAGAATCGAAGAGGAACTCAGTCACTAGGTCCCTTTCAGAGCTAATCTTGAGCAGGAGTTTGAAATATTGTACCGCCACCGCCCTCCAGTGGTGGAAACTAAGCCATTAAGACTGTAGATACCTAACGCCTGAGTAAGGATTCGAACGCTGTACTTTATTGTTAGAAGGCTAAATGATAATTTCACAACAACATATCATCAGGATACAATCTTAACGGCAACGGGCCTCACGAATAATTGGATTGGATACACTGAATTActagaaacaaaacatttgggAAGCCCCATGTGCAACAGATGACGTTTCCTGATAAAACCGCGTTGTACTTTGGTAACTGTAGTTTTATTCTTAGATGGCCTCAAAACCATAAACGATATGCGCAGGCGCAAAACTCTGATGCCATAGAAACAATACTTCCTGATTTGTTGGCCTGGAATAATTAGCTACATGAATagattataaattattattttcccaAAAGAAACTGAAACCTTTGGGCTTTAGATGTGCGTCCATTTAGGGTGCCATTTTGGACAGTACTTCAAACGTGTCGCATTTAATCTAGTATCCCATTTTTCCCCAGAGAAAGGACCtattttatacagtttatgGAATGGACTCGCGAATAGATATTACGGGAGTTGTAGTTTAAAAAGCAATTTACCATTCCACCGGCCATGTAGTAACGTTGCCGTGGCAAGGAGCGATTCGAggttagtttttatttgttggTTTCTGTTCGATCaacatgaaattatttataGTTTTAAACTTTGTTAGTAAGCTCATAACCGATTTAAACCGTGCCGTTCCATTTCGTTTACAATGTGGATGAGCCTCAACTACATAGCCAGCATACTCGCGTGACATTATGCTGCCCGAAAACGGATTTACGTTGGCTAGCAAGCTTGGAATTGTTGACTAGCGTTGTTTTGCTAGCTAGAAAACAAAACGACAGACATAAGGAAGTTTGTCagtaaattattacattaacaCGAAGGCTGCAATTTAGCTATAATGTAGACAACTTAATTAACATgctaaaacaaaagaaataaaccCCAGCGTTACACGTCTAACGTAAGCTAGAAAGCTAGCTATCGTGGTCTCGGTGTTAGCTACCTTAGCTAGCTGGCAAACTCTTGGGGTTTACAATTTCAGACGTTACCGGACATTAGGCCTCAGTGACTGTCCATCGGCTTGTTAGGAGCACTAGACTACTATTAACTATTATACCGTTAAGAAAGTACAAGTTTATGCAGTTAGTCAGCCAAGTAACGTTACATGGTAATCAAATTTCAGCCAGTGAACCGACTGTGTCACGCGTTTAACTATCGTGGATGTAGACTAACGAGAGTATCTAGCTAGTTAACGAAGTTGGTTTAACTTCGCCCTTAGCTGAAGTGTCACCAACCCAAACTTGACAGAGCTATTTACATAGTAAGCACGTACACATTGGGACgttaaaatgcatttggttTGTCGTGCTGGAACAatttcattttccttatcaCTTAAATGTTAGACAGCGCGTTGAAGCGTAGATTGGTGATGCTGTGACTTACGGCAGTAAGGAAATATTGTGCCATTAGGCGTAGCTTGCTCACTGCCGTTCATCTTGCCTCGTTTTTGGAAAATGTACCGTGTATCAGTACTTTACTGAACGACGCACTTTCAAAAAAAGTAACTAGTAAAGGTGAATACgtcatgcaaatgaaatgaCTGCCTCTAGCTGTACTTAGTGTCGACAAACTAGCTCCGTAACAAGTAGTTTTGTTTGAACTGCAATAACAGAAATTTTGTTGGCAGAtcctaattttatttattttttttaaacagtttcaCTTACACCAGGACTGCCCATCCgttttcctggagatctatcgtcctgtgggttttcatttcaacccaaatttggcacacctgattctactaattggcagctcaaAGAAAtccctagctgttgaatgaggtgtgctttgttagggcagcCCTGACTATTTTGGACTCTGTCTAACCGCTAATAAATAGCTAGTGTGAATGTTGTTtgcatatatataaaaaagatcATTTCCATCTGAGTAAACCCTAACactagtgtgtctgtgtgggcgcTCTAAGATTGGAAACACTGCAAATGTATGCCATGTTTTGTAGAGAtggcagaggaggagaaaggggaggatGTTGTCTCGGAGTTCCTACGCCAGAACCAGCACCTTGCAGAGTGGGTGGAGTCGCTAAGGGGTCACTGTGAGACCAACAAACAGTGGAACGCCAGACGAGAGTTCATCCTGCGTAATATGGAGGCCTTTCCCACCATACATCCAGGCCAGCCTAGTTCCAGTCTGGACAGaatgctgtctctctccatgGTGTGGGCAAACCATGTCTTCCTGGGCTGCAAGTGAGTGGTGATGTCAGTTTATCAGTCCTAACTGGATGGGGATCAGTAGTTGCACAATTTAACCCTTTGATCTGAGTTTATTTCAACTGACTGGATGTTTTGgccagggctgtgattggtgctcACTGTTTGGAAATCATTTTCAGCTGGAGTGTATGAAGTAAATTTGAGCCTGAGCTTCTCTGAAGTAAAATAGTTTTCCATGTATTGTCTGACTATTCtgcatgtatttgcatgcagaTATCCCCAGCCTGTGATGGAGAAGGTTATGGAGATGGCAGAAGGGGTGGTTGTTCACGAGATTCCTGTCCGAAAAACAAGGGATGAGATCATGGGAAAAGGAAAGAGGAGTGTCGCATcaggtacgtgtgtgtgtcagtatctTCCCACTACTCCGATGGGCAGATATTGACAGTGTGTGACTCCAATAAACCACAGAGTGACATGTATTACCTTAGAATAATGTGTGGGGAAATGAGCCAATGCCTGATTTTGTTTCTGCTTCCACTGGTCATTTGCGGTGGAAGTGAATCATCCCCAGCCCCGGGAGTGGCCCACTGTCGCTGTGATAATAGCGGGAGAGTGTAAATGCGCTTAATCAACACAATGCTTGTGTGATGTTGTTGACAGACGGGGAGGCTGACGGCTCGCAGAAGAGGCTGAAGGCAGGGGGCAGCGACGCGGAAAACCGCGGGGCCGGAAGGGCCGGGGGACGCACCGGGGCTGCCGGGGCCCTCAAACCGGGGCCCCCGCCGCAGGCCGCGACAGAACACCAGCCTTTCTTCAACCGGCTGTACAAGACCGTGGCCTGGAAGCTGGTGTCGGCGGGCGGATTCGGCCCGAACCTGGACCACTTCGAGATCCTGCGGGCCTGCGTGGAGGCGGCCAAGGCCAGCCTGAGCTGCACGTTCGTGCCCCTGCGGGACATCCCCGACCTGCCGGCCAGCCGGACCCAGCGGGAGGGCCAGGTCTGTGAGCTGCGCTGCCTCACGGTGTACATGGGCACGGGCTATGGGCGGGACGAGGACGCCGCCCGCGCCATGGCCTCCAAAGAGGCG
Encoded here:
- the cdkn2aip gene encoding CDKN2A-interacting protein, with the translated sequence MAEEEKGEDVVSEFLRQNQHLAEWVESLRGHCETNKQWNARREFILRNMEAFPTIHPGQPSSSLDRMLSLSMVWANHVFLGCKYPQPVMEKVMEMAEGVVVHEIPVRKTRDEIMGKGKRSVASDGEADGSQKRLKAGGSDAENRGAGRAGGRTGAAGALKPGPPPQAATEHQPFFNRLYKTVAWKLVSAGGFGPNLDHFEILRACVEAAKASLSCTFVPLRDIPDLPASRTQREGQVCELRCLTVYMGTGYGRDEDAARAMASKEALKIFQGRKVTVRVCRRRFRGQDVEDLVLHDEQTRSSGLPPALSYPFQPEPSTSVS